From one Candidatus Binataceae bacterium genomic stretch:
- the argC gene encoding N-acetyl-gamma-glutamyl-phosphate reductase produces MAHDRIRVAVVGASGYSGIEAVRILAAHPFVEISALTSEHYAGREVADVYHHMDGTDLPPFEELRPGFLAGRADAVISCLPEKVGFQMIADLVQSGVKVVDVSADFRLKDPAVHRATYGFDHAGPALVKEAVYGLTEFHRGELREARLVANPGCYPTGALLGLIPLIRRDLIEPGSIVIDAKSGTTGARRAASVEYLFAEVNENFRAYKVGTHRHTPEIEQEIGSVLGREVAVVFVPHLLPVTRGILTTMFMRPRAGTTQEDVRTAFEASFAKARFVRLLKPGELPELRNVRATNFCEIAFVLDRRTQTLIINTAIDNLGKGAAGQAIQNLNVMFGFDEAAGLLNAAPVP; encoded by the coding sequence ATGGCACATGACAGGATCCGCGTCGCAGTAGTAGGCGCTTCCGGGTACTCGGGGATCGAAGCCGTTCGCATCCTGGCTGCACATCCGTTCGTCGAAATCTCCGCTCTCACCTCCGAGCATTATGCGGGACGCGAGGTGGCAGACGTCTATCACCACATGGACGGCACCGATCTGCCGCCGTTCGAGGAACTACGTCCGGGCTTCCTGGCGGGGCGCGCCGACGCGGTCATATCCTGCCTGCCGGAAAAAGTGGGCTTTCAGATGATTGCGGATCTGGTCCAGTCCGGCGTCAAGGTGGTTGACGTTTCGGCCGACTTCCGCCTGAAAGACCCGGCAGTCCATCGCGCTACTTATGGGTTCGATCATGCCGGTCCCGCCCTAGTCAAAGAGGCGGTCTACGGATTGACCGAATTCCACCGCGGCGAACTACGCGAAGCACGCCTGGTCGCTAACCCGGGATGCTACCCGACCGGTGCGCTGCTTGGGTTAATACCGCTCATTCGCCGCGATCTGATCGAACCCGGGTCGATCGTCATCGATGCAAAATCGGGAACCACCGGCGCCCGTCGGGCGGCTTCGGTTGAATACCTGTTCGCGGAAGTTAATGAGAATTTCCGCGCGTACAAGGTGGGAACCCATCGCCATACTCCAGAAATCGAGCAGGAAATCGGCTCCGTCCTGGGCCGCGAGGTCGCCGTGGTGTTCGTGCCGCATCTGCTTCCGGTAACCCGCGGAATCCTGACTACGATGTTCATGCGGCCTCGTGCCGGCACGACCCAGGAGGATGTGCGGACGGCATTCGAAGCGAGCTTTGCGAAGGCGCGCTTCGTCAGGCTGCTCAAGCCCGGAGAACTGCCCGAGCTGCGCAACGTGCGCGCTACCAATTTCTGCGAGATAGCCTTCGTGCTCGACCGGCGAACCCAGACCCTCATCATCAACACCGCGATCGACAACCTCGGCAAGGGTGCAGCTGGCCAAGCGATTCAGAATCTCAACGTGATGTTCGGGTTCGACGAGGCCGCCGGCCTGCTGAACGCGGCCCCGGTACCCTAA
- the rplM gene encoding 50S ribosomal protein L13, translating to MTEQTESVSHEAALRDRRWLLIDAADRSLGRVATRAASLLRGKHRPEFTPNQDTGDFVVVINAAKVKLTGAKATDKIYHRHTEYPGGIKMITAGKLRESKPERLVETAVRGMLPKSRLGRRLFTKLKVYGGAEHPHSAQKPHPVKL from the coding sequence TTGACCGAGCAGACCGAAAGCGTGTCGCACGAGGCAGCGCTCCGTGACCGGCGGTGGCTATTGATTGACGCGGCCGACCGTTCGCTGGGACGGGTGGCAACACGCGCCGCGAGCCTGTTGCGCGGAAAACATCGGCCCGAATTTACCCCCAACCAAGACACCGGAGACTTCGTGGTCGTAATCAACGCGGCCAAGGTCAAACTGACCGGTGCCAAGGCGACCGACAAAATCTATCATCGGCATACCGAGTACCCTGGCGGTATCAAGATGATCACCGCAGGCAAGCTGCGCGAGTCGAAGCCCGAGCGGCTGGTCGAAACCGCCGTTCGAGGGATGCTACCCAAGAGCCGCCTGGGTCGGCGGCTCTTCACGAAGCTCAAGGTGTACGGCGGCGCGGAACATCCTCATAGTGCCCAGAAGCCACACCCGGTCAAGCTCTAA
- a CDS encoding pirin family protein encodes MITVRKSDRRGRTKIDWLDSRHTFSFGDYYDPSAMGFSVLRVINEDRVVGGGGFPTHPHSDMEIVTWVLEGGLEHRDSIGNGSVIRPGDAQRMSAGRGIRHSEFNASKHTPVHFLQIWLLPAAAGIDPGYEQRNFPESTRRGQLRLVVSADGAEGSIVIHQDARMYDGMLEAGEGTVHSLAPLRRAYLQIARGNVQANGVSLGAGDGAAIENETRLDLKAQSDSEVVLFDLP; translated from the coding sequence ATGATCACGGTCAGAAAAAGCGATCGGCGCGGGCGTACCAAAATCGACTGGCTTGACAGCCGGCATACATTTTCGTTCGGTGACTACTATGACCCGTCGGCGATGGGTTTCTCCGTTCTGCGCGTGATCAACGAGGATCGCGTGGTGGGAGGCGGTGGCTTTCCAACCCATCCTCACAGCGACATGGAAATCGTCACCTGGGTGCTCGAAGGCGGGCTCGAGCATCGCGACAGCATCGGTAATGGATCGGTCATTCGACCCGGCGACGCGCAGCGGATGAGCGCGGGTCGTGGAATCCGCCACAGCGAGTTTAATGCCTCGAAGCACACACCGGTCCACTTCCTTCAGATCTGGCTGCTGCCGGCCGCGGCGGGGATCGACCCGGGCTACGAGCAGCGCAATTTTCCCGAGAGCACACGGCGCGGGCAGTTAAGGCTGGTTGTCTCAGCCGACGGAGCCGAGGGCTCCATAGTGATTCACCAGGACGCGCGGATGTACGATGGCATGCTCGAAGCGGGCGAGGGGACCGTCCACAGCCTTGCGCCGCTGCGCCGCGCCTATTTGCAGATAGCGCGCGGGAATGTGCAAGCGAACGGAGTCTCGCTAGGCGCGGGCGATGGCGCCGCCATCGAGAACGAGACTCGCCTCGATCTCAAGGCTCAGTCCGATTCCGAAGTGGTCCTGTTCGACCTACCCTGA
- the glgB gene encoding 1,4-alpha-glucan branching protein GlgB — protein MNERTDRPTSTPSRGQADRKGGGRVSSIPRDDLRRLLELRHRDPHSILGAHLTDGGAIIRAYRPEAVQISLLLDDQPPRAMIARPEPGLFEVAVPETGPEIFRHRLEVEYPGQHRVTVRQPYSFPPTLGDMDIYLWAEQKHEQIWKKMGSHVCEVAGVAGTSFAVWAPTAAGISVVGDFNNWDGRLHMMRMLGSSGVWELFIPDLGAGTFYKYEIRTPEGGFLLKSDPFASATECPPATASRIYQSTYSFNDGAWMSARASRDTLRSPMAIYELHLGSWRRVPEEGNRPLSYRELANQLCDYLTNLGFTHVEFLPVMEHPFAGSWGYETTGYYAPTARYGSPDDFRYLIDRLHQSGIGVILDWVPAHFPNDEFSLGRFDGTALYEHADPRQGYHPQWNTYIFNFGRDEVRSFLLGSAHYWLEEFHADGLRVDAVSSMLYLDYGRRRGEWIPNVHGGNENLQAVAFLRELNQQVYARHPGVAMIAEESTAWMGVSRPLYVGGLGFGFKWDMGWMHDTLDYFSKDPVYRRYSHRDLTFGFVYAWFENFVLPLSHDEVVYGKRSLLDKMPGDRWQKFANLRALFGYMWARSGKKILFMGGEFGQWREWNHDQSLDWNLLAEADHRGLQALVRDLNRIYRGERALWEADHDPAGFCWIDANNADENAIAFMRTAPSSGSRLVCVCNFSPVVRRGYRVGVPVAGLYREVLNTDSTVYGGSNQGNAGGAYAAHTPWHALPCSMSITLPPLATLWFEVPEQR, from the coding sequence ATGAATGAGAGGACGGACCGACCGACATCGACACCATCGCGCGGCCAGGCAGACCGGAAGGGTGGGGGCCGCGTCTCGTCTATTCCGCGCGATGACTTAAGACGCCTCCTCGAGCTTCGGCATCGCGATCCCCATTCGATCCTGGGAGCCCATCTGACCGATGGGGGCGCGATCATCCGCGCTTATCGCCCCGAGGCCGTGCAAATTTCGCTGCTGCTGGATGATCAGCCACCGCGCGCAATGATTGCGCGGCCGGAACCCGGGTTGTTTGAAGTAGCGGTCCCGGAAACAGGTCCCGAGATTTTTCGTCATCGCTTGGAGGTAGAATATCCTGGCCAGCATCGGGTCACCGTGAGGCAACCATATTCCTTTCCGCCAACCCTCGGTGACATGGACATATATTTATGGGCGGAACAGAAACACGAACAGATCTGGAAGAAGATGGGCAGTCATGTCTGCGAAGTCGCGGGCGTCGCCGGGACCTCGTTTGCGGTATGGGCGCCCACCGCCGCCGGGATCAGCGTAGTCGGTGACTTCAACAACTGGGACGGAAGGCTCCACATGATGCGGATGCTGGGCAGCTCCGGGGTTTGGGAGCTGTTCATTCCAGACTTGGGCGCGGGCACCTTTTACAAATACGAGATACGCACCCCGGAGGGCGGCTTCCTGCTCAAGAGCGATCCATTCGCCTCGGCCACCGAATGTCCGCCCGCGACCGCGTCGCGGATCTATCAATCAACCTACTCGTTTAATGACGGTGCCTGGATGTCCGCACGCGCAAGTCGCGACACGCTGCGCAGTCCGATGGCGATATATGAACTCCATCTTGGCTCATGGCGCCGAGTGCCAGAGGAGGGCAATCGTCCGCTCTCCTACCGGGAACTGGCGAATCAGCTATGTGACTACCTTACCAACCTAGGATTCACGCACGTCGAATTTTTGCCGGTGATGGAGCATCCGTTCGCCGGCTCCTGGGGGTACGAGACGACCGGTTATTACGCACCGACGGCACGCTATGGATCGCCTGATGACTTTCGCTACCTGATCGATCGGCTCCATCAGAGCGGCATCGGGGTGATTCTGGATTGGGTGCCGGCGCATTTTCCTAACGACGAATTCTCACTCGGCCGCTTTGACGGCACCGCGCTATACGAACACGCCGACCCGCGCCAGGGTTACCATCCGCAATGGAATACCTACATCTTCAATTTCGGGCGCGATGAGGTTCGCAGCTTTCTGCTCGGCAGTGCGCACTATTGGCTGGAGGAGTTTCACGCCGATGGGCTTCGCGTCGATGCGGTCTCATCGATGCTCTACCTCGATTACGGACGACGTCGCGGTGAGTGGATTCCCAACGTCCACGGCGGCAACGAGAACCTCCAGGCAGTCGCGTTTCTGCGCGAACTGAACCAACAGGTTTATGCACGGCATCCGGGCGTCGCGATGATCGCCGAAGAATCAACCGCCTGGATGGGGGTCAGTCGCCCTCTGTACGTGGGTGGCCTCGGCTTTGGTTTCAAGTGGGACATGGGCTGGATGCACGACACGCTCGATTATTTCAGCAAGGATCCGGTGTATCGGCGCTACTCTCATCGCGATCTGACGTTCGGGTTCGTCTACGCGTGGTTCGAAAATTTCGTCCTGCCCCTCTCTCACGACGAAGTCGTGTACGGTAAGCGCTCGCTGCTGGACAAAATGCCTGGCGACCGATGGCAGAAGTTCGCAAACTTGCGCGCCTTGTTCGGCTACATGTGGGCTCGCTCCGGCAAGAAAATTCTCTTCATGGGGGGTGAATTCGGCCAATGGCGCGAATGGAACCATGACCAGAGCCTCGACTGGAATCTGCTGGCCGAAGCGGACCATCGTGGACTGCAGGCGCTGGTGCGCGATCTCAATCGCATTTATCGCGGCGAGCGGGCTCTATGGGAAGCCGACCATGACCCAGCGGGCTTTTGCTGGATCGACGCGAACAATGCCGATGAGAATGCGATCGCCTTCATGCGTACCGCGCCCTCTTCGGGGAGCAGATTGGTTTGCGTCTGCAATTTTTCACCGGTGGTGCGGAGAGGCTACCGGGTTGGGGTTCCGGTTGCCGGTTTGTACCGCGAAGTGCTGAACACCGACTCGACTGTCTATGGCGGCAGCAACCAGGGCAACGCCGGCGGCGCCTATGCCGCCCACACGCCCTGGCACGCCCTGCCCTGCTCGATGTCGATCACTCTTCCGCCACTGGCGACCCTGTGGTTCGAAGTACCCGAGCAGCGCTGA
- a CDS encoding adenylate/guanylate cyclase domain-containing protein — MPEVPKKRRPGRRFHWITFVLGLAVTAGFLLFFAAYPRLLVSLELKVSDARLRARSHRPFSNKVVIVAIDNKSLEQIGRWPWDRWTLANLEQAFIDYKVKVVGYDVLFDERDPVDVERDALTVKLKTLHVTNQDIHGILGPRNDQMFADAIRAHGRTILAYNFSDHMVGAAPPTTQADYLTKVIDPKPMSWNVRTDPGAAPELISAGGYRPPLQILNSAAKKAGFVDADSDDDGLFRREMTAISFDGRQWASLFITAVWAYQDQPPRELMIGAAGITQAVLGDTIIPVDEVGRMLVTYQGPAGTIPHYSAADVINHLVNDHDLAGKIVLVGVTGTGLGDRAVTPVGNEFPRVEIHANAIETILSRDFVHDSKTETLVMERVWAVLLGIGVSIATAWLSAAWSVAAMLVLAGSYFGFAQFMLLKRGVMLGMVLPFVITGGAVVILLGYRYITEGREKGHLRHIFEHYLHPDVIASVVDNPEGLRLGGERRHVAILFADIVGFTSLAERSDPVQLVAMLHVYMTRMTNIILESGGVVDKLMGDGIMAFWGAPYELENPARRAIDAALQMVAALESLRKEDPRFLHLEVGIGIATGDPIAGNFGGERRFDYSVIGDSVNFASRLEGLTRKFGVRFLVSKDAFTEASAPYIARDIGLVKVKGKASLVAIMEVVGRRDDGVDPTFYDQFERTVELLKDGDADQARAQLEEMLAARPTDEVVSLYLAKLNESHDEPPREMVFEFETK; from the coding sequence ATGCCTGAAGTGCCGAAAAAGCGGCGACCAGGCCGCAGGTTCCACTGGATCACCTTTGTCCTCGGCCTCGCGGTCACTGCGGGGTTTCTGTTGTTCTTTGCCGCATACCCCCGGCTGCTGGTCAGTCTTGAACTCAAAGTCTCTGACGCGCGGCTTCGTGCGAGGTCTCATCGTCCGTTCTCGAACAAAGTCGTAATCGTCGCGATTGACAACAAAAGTCTCGAACAGATTGGCCGCTGGCCCTGGGATCGGTGGACCCTTGCAAATCTCGAGCAGGCCTTTATCGACTATAAAGTCAAAGTAGTCGGTTACGATGTCCTGTTTGACGAGCGCGATCCGGTGGACGTCGAACGCGATGCCTTGACCGTCAAGCTGAAGACCTTGCACGTCACCAACCAGGATATCCACGGGATCCTGGGACCGAGAAACGATCAGATGTTTGCAGATGCTATCCGGGCCCACGGCAGGACCATCCTCGCCTACAACTTCTCTGACCATATGGTAGGTGCGGCCCCACCCACCACCCAGGCGGACTACTTAACCAAGGTGATCGATCCGAAACCGATGTCATGGAATGTAAGAACGGACCCTGGGGCGGCACCTGAATTGATATCGGCGGGAGGTTACCGTCCCCCGCTTCAGATTTTGAACAGCGCGGCGAAAAAAGCCGGCTTCGTGGACGCTGATAGTGATGATGACGGTCTTTTTCGTCGGGAGATGACGGCGATCAGTTTCGACGGCCGGCAATGGGCGTCACTTTTCATCACGGCAGTGTGGGCATACCAAGATCAGCCGCCACGCGAATTGATGATCGGCGCCGCGGGAATCACGCAGGCAGTACTTGGCGACACAATTATTCCGGTGGATGAAGTAGGGCGGATGCTGGTGACCTACCAAGGTCCTGCCGGCACTATCCCCCACTACTCCGCTGCCGATGTGATCAATCATCTCGTCAACGACCACGATCTGGCCGGCAAGATTGTACTAGTGGGAGTCACCGGTACTGGACTCGGAGATCGCGCAGTCACGCCGGTCGGCAACGAATTTCCGCGAGTCGAAATCCACGCTAACGCGATCGAGACTATTCTGAGCCGCGATTTCGTTCATGACTCGAAGACCGAAACCTTGGTGATGGAACGAGTGTGGGCCGTGCTTCTAGGCATCGGGGTGTCGATTGCTACGGCTTGGCTGAGCGCGGCCTGGTCGGTCGCGGCAATGCTGGTGCTGGCGGGAAGCTACTTCGGGTTTGCGCAATTCATGCTGTTAAAGCGCGGCGTCATGCTCGGCATGGTCCTGCCATTTGTTATAACCGGCGGCGCCGTAGTCATTCTGCTTGGCTATCGCTACATCACCGAAGGCCGTGAGAAAGGCCATCTGCGCCACATCTTCGAGCACTATCTCCATCCCGATGTGATCGCGAGCGTGGTCGATAACCCCGAGGGACTCAGGTTAGGCGGCGAGCGGCGTCACGTGGCAATCCTGTTCGCTGACATCGTCGGGTTTACCTCGCTGGCTGAACGCTCCGATCCGGTCCAGCTAGTCGCGATGCTTCACGTGTACATGACCCGGATGACTAACATCATCCTGGAGAGCGGTGGCGTGGTGGACAAGCTGATGGGCGATGGAATCATGGCCTTCTGGGGTGCGCCCTACGAATTAGAAAATCCGGCCCGTCGCGCGATCGATGCGGCACTGCAAATGGTCGCGGCGCTGGAGAGCCTGCGCAAGGAGGACCCGCGCTTTCTGCATCTCGAGGTCGGTATCGGCATCGCCACCGGAGATCCGATAGCCGGCAACTTTGGCGGAGAACGCCGCTTCGACTATTCTGTTATCGGCGACAGCGTTAATTTCGCCTCGCGGCTCGAAGGTCTTACGCGAAAATTCGGGGTACGGTTCCTGGTAAGCAAAGATGCCTTCACCGAGGCGAGCGCGCCCTACATCGCACGCGACATCGGTCTGGTGAAGGTTAAAGGAAAGGCCAGCTTGGTGGCGATAATGGAAGTCGTGGGACGCCGCGATGACGGGGTCGATCCAACCTTTTACGATCAGTTCGAGCGCACCGTCGAGCTGCTGAAGGACGGGGACGCCGACCAGGCCAGAGCGCAACTGGAAGAAATGCTCGCAGCTCGCCCCACCGACGAGGTGGTCAGCCTCTACCTGGCGAAACTCAATGAATCGCACGACGAGCCCCCGCGCGAGATGGTTTTCGAATTCGAAACCAAGTGA
- a CDS encoding FecR family protein: MRSFRVHQPTRESLGLIFAFIVLLVLQPAAVFAQVANAGTLSEVSGTVQLHRGVATIPVTRVMPVEVGDRLITGDDGHVVVLLTDQSTLELSDSSNMVITQHAGAASQVNLASGVVRSFVNRTVGGAAPNFEVHTPNAVAAARGTLFDTAYTSNVSRPTFGDAHDFTDISVYEGSVDVANAANPTAFTNVPAGYESTVAGTNNATSPGPLGMTGAVSFSAPGSHGSPGSNGAITPVSTVPPPSCPVCMGASMGPSTTTPPASGK, from the coding sequence ATGCGCTCATTTCGTGTACACCAGCCTACGCGTGAGTCGCTCGGGCTGATTTTCGCTTTCATTGTCTTGCTCGTGCTGCAGCCGGCAGCTGTGTTTGCCCAGGTAGCAAACGCGGGCACCTTGAGCGAGGTCTCGGGGACCGTGCAGCTCCACCGCGGGGTGGCGACCATACCGGTGACCCGTGTGATGCCGGTAGAAGTCGGTGACCGACTCATTACCGGTGATGATGGCCACGTCGTGGTCCTGCTCACCGACCAAAGCACGCTGGAACTGAGCGACTCCAGCAACATGGTCATTACGCAGCACGCCGGCGCTGCTAGCCAGGTAAACCTCGCCAGCGGCGTCGTGCGATCGTTCGTTAACCGGACCGTAGGCGGCGCGGCACCTAATTTCGAGGTGCACACGCCCAACGCGGTCGCGGCGGCGAGAGGCACCCTGTTCGATACCGCATACACCTCGAATGTTTCACGTCCGACCTTCGGCGACGCTCACGATTTTACGGACATCTCCGTTTATGAAGGCTCAGTGGATGTTGCCAATGCCGCAAATCCGACCGCCTTCACCAACGTCCCCGCCGGTTACGAATCCACCGTTGCAGGCACGAATAACGCTACATCGCCCGGACCACTCGGAATGACCGGGGCCGTTTCTTTCAGCGCCCCCGGCAGCCACGGCAGTCCGGGCAGCAATGGGGCCATAACGCCGGTGTCGACGGTGCCTCCACCCTCGTGCCCGGTATGCATGGGAGCGTCGATGGGTCCGAGCACCACGACTCCGCCTGCGAGCGGGAAATAG
- the rpsI gene encoding 30S ribosomal protein S9 yields the protein MAEKKNIIWTTGRRKTAVARVRLFPGAGTILINQRSLEDYFPRDTSRMLILEPFEITETKGQFDIVVSVEGGGNAAQADAVRHGISRALVASSETLRPALRKAGMLTRDPREVERKKYGRHKARKRPQYSKR from the coding sequence ATGGCAGAGAAAAAGAACATTATCTGGACTACTGGACGCCGCAAGACCGCAGTCGCGCGAGTGCGCTTGTTCCCCGGCGCTGGTACCATCCTGATTAACCAGCGCTCGCTGGAAGACTACTTCCCCCGCGATACCTCGCGCATGTTGATTCTGGAGCCCTTCGAAATCACGGAAACCAAAGGGCAATTCGACATCGTGGTCAGCGTCGAAGGCGGCGGCAACGCCGCGCAGGCCGACGCGGTGCGCCACGGCATCTCGCGCGCCTTGGTCGCCTCTTCCGAGACGCTCCGCCCGGCGCTGCGCAAGGCCGGTATGCTCACGCGCGACCCGCGCGAGGTCGAGCGCAAGAAGTATGGCCGTCATAAGGCACGCAAGCGTCCGCAATATTCAAAGCGCTAG